Proteins found in one Zea mays cultivar B73 chromosome 1, Zm-B73-REFERENCE-NAM-5.0, whole genome shotgun sequence genomic segment:
- the LOC103643161 gene encoding cyclin-D4-2-like codes for MAPSCYDAAASMLLCAEEHSSILWYDEEEEELEAVGRRRGRSPGYGDDFGADLFPPQSEECVAGLVERERDHMPGPCYGDRLRGGGGCLCVRREAVDWIWKAYTHHRFRPLTAYLAVNYLDRFLSLSEVPDCKDWMTQLLAVACVSLAAKMEETAVPQCLDLQEVGDARYVFEAKTVQRMELLVLTTLNWRMHAVTPFSYVDYFLNKLNNGGSTAPRSCWLLQSAELILRAARGTGCVGFRPSEIAAAVAAAVAGDVDDADGVENACCAHVDKERVLRCQEAIGSMASSAAIDDATVPPKSARRRSSPVPVPQSPVGVLDAAPCLSYRSEEAATATATATSAASHGAPGSSSSSSTSPVTSKRRKLASRCDGSCSDRSKRAPAQWTKE; via the exons ATGGCGCCGAGCTGCTACGACGCGGCAGCGTCCATGCTCCTCTGCGCCGAGGAGCACAGCAGCATCCTGTGGtacgacgaggaggaggaggagctggagGCGGTCGGGAGAAGGAGAGGCCGGTCGCCGGGCTACGGGGACGACTTCGGCGCGGACTTGTTCCCGCCGCAGTCGGAGGAATGCGTGGCCGGTCTGGTGGAGCGGGAACGGGACCACATGCCGGGGCCGTGCTACGGCGACAGgctgcgcggcggcggcggctgtctCTGCGTCCGCCGGGAGGCCGTCGACTGGATTTGGAAG GCTTACACGCACCACAGGTTCCGCCCTCTCACTGCCTACTTGGCAGTGAACTACCTCGATCGCTTCCTCTCGCTGTCTGAGGTGCCG GACTGCAAGGACTGGATGACGCAGCTCCTCGCGGTGGCGTGCGTTTCTCTGGCCGCCAAGATGGAGGAAACCGCCGTCCCGCAGTGCCTGGACCTTCAGGAG GTCGGAGACGCGCGGTACGTGTTCGAGGCGAAGACGGTCCAGAGGATGGAGCTCCTGGTTCTAACaaccctcaactggaggatgcatgcCGTGACGCCGTTCTCCTACGTGGATTACTTCCTGAACAAGCTCAACAACGGCGGCAGCACGGCGCCGAGGAGCTGCTGGCTCTTGCAGTCCGCGGAGCTTATCTTGCGTGCGGCCAGAG GAACCGGCTGCGTCGGGTTCAGGCCGTCCGAGATCGCCGCCGCGGTTGCAGCCGCCGTGGCCGGAGACGTGGACGACGCGGACGGCGTCGAGAACGCCTGCTGCGCTCACGTAGATAAG GAGCGGGTGTTGCGGTGCCAGGAAGCGATCGGGTCCATGGCGTCCTCGGCGGCCATTGACGACGCTACCGTGCCACCGAAATCTGCGAGACGCAGGAGCTCCCCCGTGCCCGTGCCGCAGAGCCCTGTGGGGGTGCTGGACGCGGCTCCCTGCCTCAGCTACAGGAGCGAAGAGGCAGCGACTGCGACTGCGACTGCGACTTCTGCTGCCTCACATGGGGCCCCTGGCTCTTCAAGCTCGTCCTCGACCTCCCCGGTGACCAGCAAAAGGAGGAAACTCGCCAGCCGATGTGATGGATCGTGCAGTGACCGGTCAAAGCGCGCGCCCGCCCAATGGACCAAAGAGTGA